One Fusarium musae strain F31 chromosome 6, whole genome shotgun sequence DNA segment encodes these proteins:
- a CDS encoding hypothetical protein (EggNog:ENOG41): protein MNDPNDKREMPEVEEFEGLVLADVIPKRDKWWFQYPNLRKLNLLLFSAFLAQFTCGFYGSANLGTLVNAINIGVLVSALFSSQLCEIFGRKKPITLGTFLIIIGSALQGGAQNLGMFIAGRIIIGLGTGIVAVAAPQLMTEVAYPTHRGKMLVYKDRRGEALAVLSQYHSCGDHDSRLVRFELLEIEATLEEEKKHKAIQWSEFIRTSGNRKRLWILISMGFAAQLSGLGLTGYYLTKILNSIGVTNANTQLLINVIAAVWQLCCSVFFAMLIDRVGRRGLITFRITTMLVVFIVWTICSALNEERHFSDRPMALAVVATIFLFQVGYRPFAISTVPYVVECSLYSLRSKTAMIFQFCGYSASFFTGYVNPVALDRVRWRYYIFACAVLGVECVFAWWYLPETKGKGLEEIGQIFDGEELLTGTQAITKKRAEKYRAFDEGSIRERKALSTSHIKEGEE, encoded by the exons ATGAACGACCCGAACGACAAGAGAGAAATGCCTGAGGTGGAAGAATTCGAAGGCCTTGTCCTCGCTGATGTAATCCCCAAACGGGACAAGTGGTGGTTTCAGTACCCCAACCTACGTAAGCTTAACTTGCTTCTGTTCAGTGCCTTCCTGGCCCAGTTTACTTGCGGATTTTACGGAA GTGCTAACCTTGGAACTCTTGTCAACGCGATCAACATCGGTGTTCTCGTATCCGCCCTCTTTTCCTCTCAGCTCTGCGAGATCTTCGGACGAAAGAAACCGATCACACTGGGCACtttcttgatcatcatcgGTTCTGCACTTCAGGGAGGTGCTCAGAACCTGGGCATGTTTATTGCTGGCCGAATCATTATCGGCTTGGGAACTGGCATCGTCGCAGTGGCTGCTCCTCAGTTGATGACAGAAGTCGCGTACCCGACTCATCGTGGGAAAATG CTCGTGTACAAGGACCGTCGAGGCGAAGCTTTGGCTGTGCTCTCTCAGTATCACTCGTGCGGCGACCACGATTCTCGCCTAGTGCGTTTCGAGCTGCTCGAGATCGAAGCAACCctagaggaagaaaagaaacacaAGGCGATCCAGTGGTCAGAGTTCATCCGCACTAGTGGTAACAGAAAGCGCCTCTGGATCTTAATCTCTATGGGTTTCGCTGCTCAGTTGTCGGGCCTGGGTTTGACCGGCTATTACCTgaccaagatcttgaacagCATTGGCGTGACCAATGCAAACACGCAACTTCTCATCAATGTGATTGCGGCTGTTTGGCAATTGTGTTGCTCTGTTTTCTTTGCTATGCTCATTGATCGAGTCGGCCGACGCGGTCTTATCACCTTTAGGATTACTACAATGTTGGTTGTCTTCATCGTGTGGACTATCTGCTCTGCTCTCAACGAAGAACGCCACTTTTCCGACCGACCTATGGCGCTCGCCGTCGTTGCCACGATCTTTCTCTTCCAGGTTGGTTACCGACCCTTCGCCATCTCAACAGTGCCCTACGTTGTTGAGTGTTCTCTTTATTCGTTGCGGTCAAAGACAGCTATGATCTTTCAGTTCTGTGGCTACTCGGCCAGCTTCTTCACAGGCTATGTCAATCCCGTTGCTTTGGACCGCGTACGCTGGCGTTACTACATATTTGCATGTGCTGTTCTGGGCGTTGAATGCGTGTTTGCTTGGTGGTATCTGCCTGAGACAAAGGGgaagggtcttgaggagATTGGTCAGATCTTTGACGGTGAGGAGCTTCTGACGGGTACACaggccatcaccaagaagcGCGCGGAGAAATACCGTGCGTTTGATGAGGGTAGTATTCGTGAGCGTAAAGCTCTTAGTACGAGTCACATTAAGGAAGGGGAAGAGTGA